DNA sequence from the Cupriavidus sp. WKF15 genome:
TCACGCCATTCCGCGTGCGTGGCGTGACGCTGAAGAACCGCGTGGTGGTGTCGCCCATGGCGATGTATTCGAGCGTGGATGGCGTGCCGGGCGATTTCCACCTCGTGCACCTCGGCTCGCGCGCGCTCGGCGGTGCCGGCATGGTGGTGGCCGAGATGACCTGCGTGTCGCCCGATGCGCGCATCACGCCGGCCTGCCCGGGTTTGTGGAACGACACGCAGCGCGATGCCTGGAAGCGCATCGTCGATTTCGTCCATGCCAACAGCGATGCGCGCATCGCCATGCAGCTTGGCCATGCCGGGCGCAAGGGCTCGACGCAGCTCGGCTGGGAGGCGATGGACCATCCGCTGCCGCAGGGCAACTGGCCGTTGCTGTCGGCCTCGCCGATTCCATACCTCGTTGATGAGTCCCAGGTGCCACGCGAAATGACGCACGCCGACATGGAGCGCGTGCGCGATGATTTCGTGGCCGCTGCACGCCGCGCCGCTGAGGCCGGGTTCGACTGGCTCGAGCTGCACTGCGCCCATGGCTACCTGTTGTCGAGCTTCATTTCGCCGCTGACCAACCAGCGCACCGACGAGTATGGCGGCGCGCTCGCCAACCGCCTGCGCTACCCGCTCGAAGTGTTCGCGGCGGTCCGAGCGGTATGGCCGGCGGACAAGCCCATGTCGGTGCGCATTTCCGCGCACGACTGGGTCGAAGGCGGCATCACGCCCGACGATGCGGTGGAGATCGCGCGCGCGTTCAAGGCAGCCGGTGCGGACATGATCGATTGCTCTTCGGGGCAGGTCAGTCCGGACCAGGCGCCAGTGTACGGCCGCATGTACCAGACGCCTTTCGCCGACCGCATCCGCAACGAGGCGGGCATCCCGACCATTGCGGTGGGCGCGATCTTCGAGGCCGACCATGTCGACAGCATCATCGCGGCCGGCCGCGCCGACCTGTGTGCCGTGGCGCGCCCGCACCTGGCCGATCCGGCCTGGACGCTGCATGAAGCGGCAAAGCTTGGCTACCGCGACGTGAGCTGGCCGCGCCAGTATGAAGCCGGCAAGCGCCAGCTCGAAACCAACCTCGAACGCGCCGCGGCCCTGGCCCGTGGCGTGGTGGAGCATTGACGATGACGGTCGATTCCCTGCGAGGCCGGCACGCGCTGGTGACCGGCGGCGGACGCGGCATTGGCGCGGCCATTGCGCGCCGGCTGCTGGCCGAAGGCGCCAGCGTCACGCTGGTGGGGCGCGACGTGCAGGTGCTGGAACGTGCCGCCGGCGAGCTGCGTCCGCTGCTGACCGATGGCGCCGTGCTGACGGCGGTGCCGGCGGACATCAGCGATGCGGACAGCGTTGCCGCCGCCTTCGCCACGGCCGAGGCCAAGGCCGGCCCGGTCGGCGTGCTCGTGAACAACGCCGGGCAGGCATACAGCGCGCCCTTCGGCAAGACCAGCCTGGCGCTGTGGCAGCGCATGCTGGACGTCAACCTGACCGGCACCTTCCTGTGCACGCAGGCCGCGCTGCCCGCCATGATGGCGGCGGGTTGGGGACGTATCGTCAACGTGGCCAGCACCGCGGGGTTGGTCGGTTATGGCTACGTCAGCGCCTATTGCGCGGCCAAGCACGGCGTGATCGGACTGACGCGCGCGCTGGCGCTGGAGACCGCGCGCAGCGGCATTACGGTCAACGCGGTTTGCCCGGGCTATACGGAGACCGATATCGTGCGCGACGCCGTGGCCAATATCGTGGACAAGACCGGTCGCAGCGAAGCCGAGGCGCGCGCCGAACTGGCCTCGCGCAATCCGCAGCGGCGCCTGGTGCAGCCCGACGAAGTGGCGGACGCCGTCGCGTGGCTGTGCCGCCCATCGGCCAGCGCGGTGACGGGCCAGGCGATCGCCGTGGCGGGCGGGGAAGTCATGACAGGGTAAGCGCGCAGCGCCAGCGAACACGGCAGCGGATGGCGCTGCTGACAGAACCAGACAGAGAGAGAACATGACCGACATCGCACTCGACATGCGCCACCACAAGCGCAGCTTCGCGGACTATTCGCCGAAACACTTCCTGTGGTCCGTCTCGGACGACGGCAAGGTGGGCACCATCACGCTGAACCGCCCGGAACGCAAGAACCCGCTGACGTTCGATTCCTATGCCGAGCTGCGCGACCTGTTCCGCGCGCTGTGCTATGCCAGCGACATCAAGACCGTGGTGGTCACGGGCGCAGGCGGCAATTTCTGTTCAGGTGGCGACGTGCACGAGATCATCGGCCCGCTCACGAAGATGAGCATGCCTGAACTGCTGGACTTCACGCGCATGACCGGCGATCTCGTCAAGGCCATGCGCGCCTGCCCGCAGCCCGTCATCAGCGCGATCGACGGCATCTGCGCGGGCGCTGGCGCGATGATGG
Encoded proteins:
- a CDS encoding SDR family NAD(P)-dependent oxidoreductase, which codes for MTMTVDSLRGRHALVTGGGRGIGAAIARRLLAEGASVTLVGRDVQVLERAAGELRPLLTDGAVLTAVPADISDADSVAAAFATAEAKAGPVGVLVNNAGQAYSAPFGKTSLALWQRMLDVNLTGTFLCTQAALPAMMAAGWGRIVNVASTAGLVGYGYVSAYCAAKHGVIGLTRALALETARSGITVNAVCPGYTETDIVRDAVANIVDKTGRSEAEARAELASRNPQRRLVQPDEVADAVAWLCRPSASAVTGQAIAVAGGEVMTG